The Dysgonomonadaceae bacterium PH5-43 DNA segment GAGATGCAATAGGGTCTTCACTCGGACTATACCACTTCTTAGTTAAATTAGGAAAATCGGCAAATGTTTTAGTACCTAATAGTTATCCCGACTTCTTGCATTGGCTTACGGGAGCTGGAGATATAACTGTAGGTGATAAAAGTCCAGAAATGGCTCAAGAGCTTATCGATGCTGCCGACCTAATATTTTGTTTAGATTTTAACGGATTAAAAAGAATAGACGCTTTGGGTGCTGTGCTCGAAAAAGCATCAGCTAAAAAGATTCTGATAGACCATCATCTTGAGCCTGAAAGTTTTTGTGATGTAACAATCTCTTATCCCGAAATATCATCAACGAGCGAATTAGTGTTCAGATTTATTTGTCGTTTAGGAATGTTCGAAATGATAGATAAAACAATCGCCGAATGTATTTATACGGGAATGATGACAGATACGGGTGCTTTTACTTTTAATTCAAATACACCTCAGATATACTTTATAATTAGTCAGCTAATAGAAAAAGGTATCGATAAAGACGAAATTTACGACAAAGTATACAACAATTACTCAGAAAGCAGAATAAGATTGCAGGGTTTTGTATTGTATGAAAAAATGAAAATATACAAAGAGTATAATGCTTCATTAATAACTTTGTCGGGAGAAGAACAAAAACAATTTCAATGGAAAAAAGGAGATACTGAAGGTTTTGTAAATATCCCATTAAGTATAGACGGTGTAGTCTTTTCTGTATTTATAAGAGAAGAAAAAGGAGTTGTAAGAGTGTCTCTTCGTTCAAAAGGTAGTTTCCCTGCAAATAAATTCTCATCTGATGTGTTCGGAGGAGGAGGACATCTTAATGCTGCAGGAGGCGAATATTACGGTTCTCTTGAAGATGCAGTTGCTTTATTTGAAGATGCATTGCCTAAATACAAACATTTATTGTTATAAAAATACATATCTTTACAAAGACTTTATTTACCTTTGTTTTAGAAATTAAATTATATGAAGAAGACATTAGTTTTTATTACTCTGTGTGTGCTTGGAGCGTTTTTTATGACTGCTTGCGAGAATGAAAAAACAACACAAGAGTACCTTAGAGAAGAGAAAAAAGCAATAGAACGTTTTATGGCTAATAGAAATTTTAAGGTGTTGAGTAAATACCCCGAAGACCATAAATTTGCAGCTGACGAATTTTACAGAACAAGCGAAGGACTATACCTTCAAGTTGTAGACTCGGGCAATGGACGTAAAGTAATACCTCTTAAAGATGAGGTGCAAGTAAGATTTGAGTACACAATAGATATAAAATCTTATTTAGGTAGCAATAAAGACTCTTTAGTATACGCTTCGTACAATCCTCCAATGACATTTATATACGGTAATCCAGGAACTTATGGAAAGCCAAGCGTATCAGAAAATTACTCTTGTGATGGTTGGGCTATCCCATTAAATTACGTTTATGAGAAAGCTATAGTAAATCTTATTGTGCCTTCATCTATAGGTATGCAATACGATAATACATACTTCGTAGCTCGTTACTACAAAAATTTAGAATATAAAAAATTTTATTAATCAAATAATATGTCTTTAATTAAATCAATATCCGGTATTCGTGGCACAATCGGAGGTAATGCAGGTGAAGGTCTGTCTCCTTTAGATATTGTGAAATTTACAGCAGCTTACGCTACTTTAATTAAATCAAGAAACAACCCTTCTAAAACAATCGTAGTTGGAAGAGATGCTCGTATATCGGGCGAAATGGTAAGGAATATAGTTGTAGGTACTCTTATGGGTATGGGGTTAGATGTTGTTGATATAGGTTTAGCAACAACTCCAACTACCGAACTGGCTGTTACTATGGAAAAAGCAGCAGGAGGTATAATACTTACTGCTTCACATAACCCTAAACAATGGAATGCTCTTAAGCTTCTTAACGAAAAAGGAGAGTTCTTGAATGCTGCCGAAGGAAACGAAATATTAAAGATAGCCGAAGAAGAAACATTCGTTTTTGCTGATGTTGATGATTTGGGAAAGGTGAAAACAGATAACTCGTACACTAAAAAACATATCGACCACGTAATGGCTTTAGATTTAGTAGATGTAGATGCTATTCGTAAAGCTAATTTTACTGTTGCTATAGATGCAGTAAACTCGGTTGGTGGTGTTGTGTTACCCGAACTTCTAAAAGCTCTTGGAGTAAAAGAAGTTATAGAACTAAATGCAGAGCCAACGGGAGAGTTTGCACATAACCCAGAACCACTACCTAAACATCTTACTCAAATAGCAGATACAATGAAGAATACTAAAGCAGATGTAGGCTTTGTTGTAGACCCCGATGTAGACCGTTTGGTTATCGTAAATGAAGACGGAAGTATGTTTGGTGAAGAATATACATTAGTGGCAGTAGCAGATTATATTCTTTCTAACACTCCAGGTAATACAGTTTCTAATCTTAGTTCAACAAGAGCTTTGAGAGATGTTACTGAAAAACACGGACAAACGTATACCGCTGCTGCTGTAGGGGAGGTAAATGTTGTTGCAAAAATGAAAGAAACAAATGCTGTTATTGGTGGCGAAGGAAACGGTGGAATTATATACCCAGCTTCTCACTACGGACGTGATGCTTTGGTGGGTATAGGCTTATTCTTAACTCAATTAGCAAAGTCGGGCAAAACAACAAGCGAATTACGTGCCGACTATCCTAACTACTTTATGGCTAAGCAACGTATGGATTTAACACCAGATACAGATGTTGACGCTCTTCTTACTTCTATAAAAGAAAAGTATGCCGACTATCCAGTAAACGATATAGATGGAGTGAAGGTTGACTTCCCTGATAAATGGGTTCACTTTAGAAAGTCTAACACTGAGCCTATTATACGTATCTACACAGAAGCTCCAACATTAGATGAAGCTGAAGATTTGGCAAACTCAGTAATGTAAGAAAGGCGAGGAAGATCGCAGAAAAGATAAAAACTAAAAGATAAAAGTTACGCAAAGCGGATAAAAACGCAATGCACAGTAGAGACGTGGCGTGCCGCGTCTCTATTTAATATACAACCGTTGAATGCACTAGGCGTGGAGAGCGTGGCGTTGCCTACGGGAATAAATAGAGCGTAACGTTAAAACTAAAAGTTGGCAGAAAGCTTATTATGCAAGCTTAATGCCAACTTTTGTTTTTAACTATTATCTCTTTCGCATTGTGAAAAACTCTTAGTTTTTCACTCTTAGCTCTTAGTTCTAAAGCGATTAATAAGTTAATACTCTTGGAAGAGCTTTAGCTTCTTCAACCCACTTTTCAACTTCTTTTAGAGAAGGAGTGCGGCGAGTAAGTTTCTTTTCTTCATTTACTTCTTCCATCTTAGCGCATAAGTTTTCAGGTTTTCTCATAGCTAATTCAGGAACGGTGTCTACTCCAGCAGCTTCAAGAAGTTCGGAAAACTCTTGACCTACACCTGTTATTCTGAATAAATCGCTCATATTAGCAAACTTTAGAATTTGCTTTTCAGAGATTCCTGTTTCTTCAGCTAAGCTCTTTCTTTGAGCTTTAGAAGCTGTTGCTTCAAGTAGCTTGTCGGTTGTTGTAACACCTGCGTTACGAAATTTCTCACCCAATACAGGACCTATGCCCTCTATTTCTTCAATCTTGTAATTAGCCATAATGTTCTCTATTTAATAGTTTGTAAAAATATGAGCCACTAAGATAGGTAATTTATATTAAAGTGCAAAACTGAAAATTAATTTGCGTGATAATTATTACTTCTTACCAGCCCTTTTTCTTTCTGTTTCGTCAAGAATAATTTTTCTCAAACGCATAGCGTTAGGAGTTATCTCTACATATTCGTCTTCTTTAATATACTCGAGAGCTTGTTCTAAGCTAAACTGAACAGGAGGTGCCAGTTTTACCTTATCATCACTACCAGAAGCGCGAACGTTAGTAAGTTTCTTTGATTTAGTAACGTTTACAACCAAGTCTCCTTCTTTAGAGTGCTCTCCAACTATTTGTCCGGCATAAATGTCGGTTTGTGGGAATATAAAGAATTTACCTCTATCTTGTAGTTTGTCGAGTGCGTAAGCAAAGGCATTACCTGTTTCCATAGCTATTATAGAACCGTTTTGACGTTTTTCTATTTCACCTTTCCAAGGTTGATATTCTAAAAAGCGGTGAGCCATAATTGCTTCACCAGCTGAAGCTGTAAGCACATTGTTGGTAAGACCGATAATTCCACGCGATGGGATAATAAACTCTAAGTGTATGCGGTCGTTTTTGCTTTCCATTGTTTGCATTTCACCTTTACGCTTAGTAACCATATCGATAATTCTGCTCGAATATTCTTCTGGTAGATTAATAGTTAGATGTTCAATTGGTTCACACTTTTCGCCATTAATCTCTTTTATTATCACTTGAGGCTGACCAACTTGTAGCTCGTAGCCTTCTCTTCGCATTGTTTCTATAAGCACGGATAAGTGAAGTACACCACGACCAAATACATTCCAAGCATCGGCAGTGTCGGAGTTTACAACTCTAAGAGCTAAGTTTTTATCAAGCTCGCGCATTAGTCTGTCGTGTATATGGCGAGATGTAACAAATTTACCATCTTTGCCGTAAAAAGGCGAGTCGTTGATTGTGAAGAGCATCGACATTGTAGGTTCGTCGATAGATATAGGAGGTAGAGGTTCGGGGTTTTCTAAGTTAGAGATAGTATCTCCAATCTCAAAGCCTTCGATACCTACTATAGCACAAATATCTCCCGACTTAACCGAAGGTACTTTTGTTCTGCCTAACCCTGTAAATACGTTAACTTCTTTTATTCTTGATTTTGTGATACTGCCATCACGTTTGCAAAGGGCTATATCCATTCCTTCACGCAGCTCACCACGATGAACACGTCCTACAGCAATACGCCCTACATAGTTAGAATAATCTAAAGATGTAATTTGCATTTGAGGTTCGCCTTCTATCATCAATGGTTCGGGAACATATTTTATTATTGCATCTAATAAAGCAAAGATATTGTCGGTAGGGGTTTTCCAACTGTCAGACATCCAGCCTTGTTTTGCCGAACCGTATATAGTTGGGAAGTCTAATTGCTCTTCGGTAGCATCAAGAGCAAACATAAGGTCGAATACCATTTCTTGTACTTCATCGGGGCGACAGTTTGGTTTGTCTACCTTATTTACTACAACTATAGGTTTCTTTCCTAATGATATTGCTTTTTGAAGAACGAAGCGAGTTTGTGGCATTGGGCCTTCAAATGCATCAACAAGCAGTATAACACCGTCTGCCATATTTAACACTCTTTCAACTTCACCGCCAAAGTCGGCGTGCCCCGGAGTGTC contains these protein-coding regions:
- a CDS encoding phosphoesterase RecJ-like protein (product_source=KO:K06881; cath_funfam=3.90.1640.10; cog=COG0618; ko=KO:K06881; pfam=PF01368,PF02272; superfamily=64182), with translation MLNKVIKEKLIQQAEKILDESDKIVIISHVSPDGDAIGSSLGLYHFLVKLGKSANVLVPNSYPDFLHWLTGAGDITVGDKSPEMAQELIDAADLIFCLDFNGLKRIDALGAVLEKASAKKILIDHHLEPESFCDVTISYPEISSTSELVFRFICRLGMFEMIDKTIAECIYTGMMTDTGAFTFNSNTPQIYFIISQLIEKGIDKDEIYDKVYNNYSESRIRLQGFVLYEKMKIYKEYNASLITLSGEEQKQFQWKKGDTEGFVNIPLSIDGVVFSVFIREEKGVVRVSLRSKGSFPANKFSSDVFGGGGHLNAAGGEYYGSLEDAVALFEDALPKYKHLLL
- a CDS encoding hypothetical protein (product_source=Hypo-rule applied; cleavage_site_network=SignalP-noTM; pfam=PF16109; superfamily=54534), whose amino-acid sequence is MKKTLVFITLCVLGAFFMTACENEKTTQEYLREEKKAIERFMANRNFKVLSKYPEDHKFAADEFYRTSEGLYLQVVDSGNGRKVIPLKDEVQVRFEYTIDIKSYLGSNKDSLVYASYNPPMTFIYGNPGTYGKPSVSENYSCDGWAIPLNYVYEKAIVNLIVPSSIGMQYDNTYFVARYYKNLEYKKFY
- a CDS encoding phosphomannomutase (product_source=KO:K01840; cath_funfam=3.30.310.50,3.40.120.10; cog=COG1109; ko=KO:K01840; pfam=PF00408,PF02878,PF02879,PF02880; superfamily=53738,55957; tigrfam=TIGR03990); this encodes MSLIKSISGIRGTIGGNAGEGLSPLDIVKFTAAYATLIKSRNNPSKTIVVGRDARISGEMVRNIVVGTLMGMGLDVVDIGLATTPTTELAVTMEKAAGGIILTASHNPKQWNALKLLNEKGEFLNAAEGNEILKIAEEETFVFADVDDLGKVKTDNSYTKKHIDHVMALDLVDVDAIRKANFTVAIDAVNSVGGVVLPELLKALGVKEVIELNAEPTGEFAHNPEPLPKHLTQIADTMKNTKADVGFVVDPDVDRLVIVNEDGSMFGEEYTLVAVADYILSNTPGNTVSNLSSTRALRDVTEKHGQTYTAAAVGEVNVVAKMKETNAVIGGEGNGGIIYPASHYGRDALVGIGLFLTQLAKSGKTTSELRADYPNYFMAKQRMDLTPDTDVDALLTSIKEKYADYPVNDIDGVKVDFPDKWVHFRKSNTEPIIRIYTEAPTLDEAEDLANSVM
- a CDS encoding putative flap endonuclease-1-like 5' DNA nuclease (product_source=COG3743; cath_funfam=1.10.150.20; cog=COG3743; pfam=PF14229; smart=SM00278; superfamily=47794), translated to MANYKIEEIEGIGPVLGEKFRNAGVTTTDKLLEATASKAQRKSLAEETGISEKQILKFANMSDLFRITGVGQEFSELLEAAGVDTVPELAMRKPENLCAKMEEVNEEKKLTRRTPSLKEVEKWVEEAKALPRVLTY
- a CDS encoding GTP-binding protein (product_source=KO:K06207; cath_funfam=2.40.30.10,2.40.50.250,3.30.70.240,3.30.70.870,3.40.50.300; cog=COG1217; ko=KO:K06207; pfam=PF00009,PF00679,PF03144; superfamily=50447,52540,54980; tigrfam=TIGR01394), with protein sequence MQKIRNIAIIAHVDHGKTTLVDKMLLAGKLFRDDKAELDQFLDNNDLERERGITILAKNVSINYKDYKINIIDTPGHADFGGEVERVLNMADGVILLVDAFEGPMPQTRFVLQKAISLGKKPIVVVNKVDKPNCRPDEVQEMVFDLMFALDATEEQLDFPTIYGSAKQGWMSDSWKTPTDNIFALLDAIIKYVPEPLMIEGEPQMQITSLDYSNYVGRIAVGRVHRGELREGMDIALCKRDGSITKSRIKEVNVFTGLGRTKVPSVKSGDICAIVGIEGFEIGDTISNLENPEPLPPISIDEPTMSMLFTINDSPFYGKDGKFVTSRHIHDRLMRELDKNLALRVVNSDTADAWNVFGRGVLHLSVLIETMRREGYELQVGQPQVIIKEINGEKCEPIEHLTINLPEEYSSRIIDMVTKRKGEMQTMESKNDRIHLEFIIPSRGIIGLTNNVLTASAGEAIMAHRFLEYQPWKGEIEKRQNGSIIAMETGNAFAYALDKLQDRGKFFIFPQTDIYAGQIVGEHSKEGDLVVNVTKSKKLTNVRASGSDDKVKLAPPVQFSLEQALEYIKEDEYVEITPNAMRLRKIILDETERKRAGKK